In Sesamum indicum cultivar Zhongzhi No. 13 linkage group LG8, S_indicum_v1.0, whole genome shotgun sequence, the sequence gaaaataaaaaattacatgtcatgtattattaaaaaaaattgacttaGATGAGCCAACCCACTAGCCCGGACCAAGCCCTCAGTACAGGACCATGCAATCTTGGGCTAGTGGGTTGTCGGTCCTAAATATTGATACTTGGAACCGGCCAAGACTAGTTCGATTCGAGTAAGATTTAATTCGAATTtacccattttttattaacctAATTAAATTCTAAACGAATCCAACCCAACTCGATCCATTGGATATATTGACTCGTCGGCGTAGATTGTCTGGACGACTCAAATTGGTGTAGGTACTTTAGATTTTTTGTTGTCATCTCGGATTAGGAAGATGGCGAGGCAAATTGATTGTTATTTCGACCAatcaaacttaattaaattttacaagCACGTTGCATGGATTGCGTTGtcaaagtccattggacagCCTACGTTGACAATTTgcagataaaaaatatcaacggAAATGCAAACCCTAAAACGGCacgatattattaattaaaaaaggaaaacttttaaaatataaatatatgaattctGACCATGGAATATTCCGCCATGTTTAGCTGGTCAAAACAACTTGGAgatattctaattaatatggTCCTATTCACGTTGTAACTAAACACtttcaaacaatatatataagaagagCTATTGTTTTCAAGTTTCATCTGTATATACAATTTCTATCGGGCCTAGGCTGGTTTTCTTCAAGGAGCACATTTCGGTGTCCAAACATTCTGGACTTATACCCTCCATCATTCATGAGTTTCATTCATTCCATTCCAAGAATACTCTGATGTTAAGGACATTGTCTCACAACTGTCCGCTGTTTTCCTTTGGTTGAGCTAGGTTGTGAATGTCTAATGCTTTATCCACGATTGCTCCACTTGTCTACATAATAAGTAGGGATAGTTTCACTCCTCTTGGCCCTTGAGATCTAGTGCAATCATACATAAACTTTGAAAAATCACATCTAACATTCCTAAGATTTGGttatgtctaataaataagttcatctGTTGGTTAATATTCACCGAACTTgcttatattgataaaaaaaattaaaaaaaaaatgtatttaccCACAATTGACtaattactgatttattgcagatcaaataaatcgttttatgatcaaattaccttcatacgttttcacgcgttaatgtatatgagaaggtatatcttcaccgttataaaggtagtttactcagaaaaaaaaattgtttgacctactataagtcagtaataagtcaatcgagggtaaatatcaattttcattcagtttttttgttaatatcagcagaTTCAGTGTATTTTGACTgatggagggacttatttattagacagaagaaaatttcaagggtgctaaatataatttctcaaaccataGGGTGTACAGAGgagggaagtgtaattatccctaataagTATGATCCATGACAACGGTATTATACTTCATCCACTGTTGGTGCTGAATCAGAGtttcaaataattgaaaaacataCTAGTATAGTAaacttaaaagaataaataaaaatgacatgGCATGCTTTATTTAGAAACAAAGTTGGGTTGGTCCATGACTCGGTCCGAAAAGCCCGGCTCAGAATCAAGCAATCCTAGGCCATTGGGCTGGACCAGGGCGACTTGCTTCTTTTATTGGGCCCAACCCAACCCAACCTATTGTGCATCTTGACATAGTCACtccaaaacattttaaaattaagctcAAATCAATTATCATTCATGATTACTATCtaagttttctatttttttaaattattatttcttggtAAAGCAGATTCAACTAattcgatatatatatatgataaaatgcTAGTTCtacatataaaatcataaccTCATCTAAAATCTAGTTTGATTAAAAGATTTAGCGTCTCCCTGATGCATTCGGGCAAAGCTTTGAGTGTTCCTGCAAATGGCAGAAGCACAACAAACCACGGATATGTCTTGGGTCCGGATAATGATGTACAGGAAAGTTTACCGTGCCAAATGCGGCGTTAGGAATTTGGAGAAACCGCAAAATACGCCCCGAATTCGGACAATTCCCCCTATCCTTTTCCTCCAAATGAAACCATTCCTCTACTTACGCATCGTATGTTCCGCCTGACCCGCCTTTTGACCCGATTATTAGTTCTCATCCAATTCACCATTTTAACTCTATTCTCTTACACTCCCTTTATCTTATTACAGTGGCCAAAATTCGTACTATTTGCCTATTCCTTGTTacttacatcaaattttaatatataaacttttatttttttacttgattaatttaattttgactCATTTCTAAATGAGTGGATCTTTATCGCAAGACATAGTGATAGAAAgcttttattttgtcataataataaattttataatttcaatagtcataactattttgaaaatattatcgTTATATCAACAATTAGTTCGAAAAACGGTGCATTAAATTGTCATTCCGAACAATTAATGATACATGTATAGTGCATCAGTAGTTTGTTACTATAAATTGGccacttattatataaaatttgttaggCCCtcgaaatgtaattttattttgttatgaaagaaaagaaaaaaaagataaattaattggataatatATACGTAGCCTGAAAAATTGTAACTAATTGTAAATGCACCTACCAATTTATTAGACATGCATGTTACTattaaatttactgaattgataattaataattagatgCAATGAaataaacttattattttggttCACTAAATCTGAGttagttgtaattttcttgatgtAATGAATTTGGACTTGGAAATTATTCTCCAAATTGCCTGCATGTATTTGTTGTCCCTTCATAGTCCATCTCATTCAACAAAGTGTTTGAGGTCAATCACTATaagattatgaatttaaattttagcaAGGTGTATATATTCTActttattaatgatttatttatttattttaataataattattaattaagtattcatttaatattgatagttagtacataaattattttaaatgacaGTGATTAAAATTATGGTATAGTTAATAATCTATTTCCACCAAATACAATGAAGTATGGTAACATTTGTAGATTTGGAAATGCGGATTTCAAATCCCTAgtaataaatcttttttagattatatttgGATTCATAGATTTAAATATGGGAAAagtaaatagagaaaaaatcGATCCTTATTAAAAGAATctgaaacatataattatttaataaaatagagtTCAAATATAAAGTTGAAGCATAAAATCCCtcgaattttatattaatccCAAATTCGaaataaatccaaaagaattgctaccagaaatttaaaatacaccACTTGAAATCCATAAGTtcataaattcaaagaattttaaattttgtaattctaatttgaaatatattatatcgAATAtactgataatttttattttttaatacaagttatttaaaacattttcttgaaatcctTCTATTAAATCCATATCAGTCAATCCAAACTTAGCTAATTTAATTGTTCCTAAATTAGCATAATAAAATCCTTGATATCTTATTGCAAGCAAATACTAATAACAATGAGATTTAATTCTTGTGATACATCTCAAATGAAGACTAGATTCTGTGCAAatgcaaaatcaaaatacaatctTTTTGTGATAATAAAGCATCATAAATGAGGAAGGTGagtaaatttactaagtaCTATTTGTTTGGTCAAAGGGGTGGTGGGAAAAGTGTGGATGTGAACATACTACATAGACAGATACAcacacctatatatatatatggaagagtaatatacaataattatatgtgtatgtatatatgcacacacatcaatgcgtgtgtgtgtgtgaaagagAGAGGGGTTTTAGCTATAAACACCGTATGAAATGAAAAGCCGAAGACAAAGCCGGCTAAAACTCTGTCACAACACCACTGCCCATTTTCAATAGATTCTACAATCTGTCAAGAACTAAAATAGTGGAACTtcctctaaaaaaaatttttgtttcttgctatttttttcttactacCATTGTTCTTGTTTGAGCTCCTtcaactacttttttttttctgtttttgaattttcttgtattGAATATTCATCTTGTTTTGCTCTTTGTTTCTATGTTGGTTCTCCTTTTTATTGCCTTTTATCTTACTCATCTGAAATATCTTATCTGATCAGTTGGGATAGGTAAAAGATAATAAAGATTGcacttttattgaatttaaagcACACCTAAAGAATATCTTTCTGGGCATTTATGGTGGGATTGGATTGAAGAGGATGAGGGGTTGATTGGTGTTAGTTGTGAATCTGGTTTTGCCCAAGAACAGggttttttgagaaaaaagaattgatcTTTGAGTGAGAGTAGATGGGTTGTTTTCCTTGTTTTGACTCAAGGGAGGAGGAGAAGCTCAATCCCCATAAAGAGAGAGATGATCACAGGGAAGTCCATCCAAGTATCCCTTCCAgcatatcaaaattatcatcTGGTCAGTGTCTTCcttcatgcatttgtgtatgtgtgtgtattttttcTGCTTTTCTGTTGTTGGGTTGCCTGTTGTTTGATCTGATCTAAGTATTTTGGGATGGGTTCTATGAACAGTTCTTCTTGTTTGGGATtttgattgatatttttttcccctcttttTTGTTGCTATCTAGTTTATCTAGATTAGTTTTTCTGTTCAATTGATGTAGACCCCATAGTTGTATGATGGGAGTTGATGAAATATAGTTGCTTTTCTATTTGTCTTTTCAATTATGAATTAGATCTCAAGGGGGGGTGTATGCTTTTCTGTTTTTGATCTGATTGCTATTTTTGAAAGCTAATTATTTGACTGtcgaaataataaatatccaAGGCAGTTCTCCATTGGGTCAGCTTAAGCTTATCTAGGAAATTATCTACTTGAATGATGAATTTGGGTGTAGAGTACAGATTAAGAAAACCTCCCTTGTTCACTACAAATAGACAGTTTTCTGTTGATCCATAAATTCAGAATAAGATTAATTAGTCAGTTTTTATGGCAATGTGTTTGGTTTCTGCCACCATTGTTGAGGTTTTCTGACTATGATAGATCTGTGCTCGGCATGATTGCAATTTGCAGGGGGAGACAGGTTGAAATCGAGGAGCAATGTTGGGCCAAGGAAGGAAGCATCAGGGCTCAAGGACTTGCCTGATGCACAGATTGCTGCACAAACTTTTACTTTCCGTGAGCTTGCTAATGCTACAAATAACTTTAGGCCAGAGTGTTTCTTGGGAGAGGGAGGATTTGGACGTGTGTACAAAGGGAGGCTTTCCAATGGCCAGGTAAGCATTGTTCATTTAACTTTGCAAATTATCTAAAACACGGATATTATTGTCAaatgtttgatttttggtTCAAATGAGGCAGTTTCTTCGGTGAACAGTGAACTAGTTGTTGGTTCTTGGGAGATTTTGAAGAGTATATATACTAGCTTTgctttcaaattattatgccaaattgTTATATGAAGTAACGTTTTGCTTACATAGTTTGTACCACAAATGGTGCTAGCCAAATAATTAGGAACCCTGTGAGCGTTATACTCATGGTGTAGGTGAGTGGGAGACTGCTCAGCCAGGTAGCATTTCCTGGAAAGTCGAGCAAAGACTAGAGCTTATTATCTATAATCTACTCATAGTCaacacttttttctttatgaaataTGTTCGATGAATATTTCATGTAGCTGCTGGTGAGCATGCTAACATACAtacatgtttttttctttatgaataTGTGCGATGAATATTTCATGTAGCTGCTGGTGAGCATGCTAACATACAtacatgtttttttctttatgaataTGTGCGATGAATATTTCATGTAGCTGCTGGTGAGCATGCTAACATACAtacatgtttttttctttatgaataTGTGCGATGAATATTTCATGTAGCTGCTGGTGAGCATGCTAACATACAtacatgtttttttctttatgaaataTGTGCGATGAATATTTCATGTAGCTGCTGGTGGGCATGCTAACATATATACGTGTGTTGCTATAAAAAGGCTTATAAGCTAAGCATTGCAAGACTGCCCAAGAAAAATGTCTAACTGACTTGGACTGTACTAAAGCTTCTGTCATAAGTGTTCACTAGGATATGTTAAAAAGCCAAGTCTTAAAAGCTATTAGCTTAGATGTTCAATGTTCGTGACCAATCTCACCTGGCCAGTTAGTCTATTGtcaaattttgatatgttGAAGTGGTTTGTGGTCGATGAATTGGGCATAGGAGAAAGTCATCTTGAACTACATTACTAAGAACTACGCAAGTATCACATGTCGCTGGTGCCCATTACTCACTTGCATTCTTGATGAATATATTAACCAAGATAAGATATCTTGAGTTTGCATGCTTCAATCTTTTTCTTAATGATGTAGACAATTCTACTTGCTTTTGTGTAAATGTTTTTCATGCTTTGGCAGATTGTTGCTGTTAAGCAGTTGGATAGGAATGGGCTTCAGGGTAATCGAGAATTTCTGGTTGAGGTTCTAATGCTAAGTCTTCTGCACCATCCTAACTTAGTGAATTTATTGGGTTACTGCGCTGATGGGGATCAGAGGCTTCTCGTCTATGAATTTATGCCCTTGGGATCGTTAGAAGATCACCTCCATGGTAACTGCTGGTTTGtttattgttctttttgtCCACATTTTGTTTCTACACGGACTATACACAGCAAAGTATATACCTTTACATTAAATGTTTCCACAAGTATCTGGATGGAGATTGTTCTGCACTGAGGAAACTAAAGATGAAGAAGTAGAGTTATATATTTGCTCAAACTAAATATAGCCGACTCTCTATCCCAGAACCCTTTTCCAAgcaaaaattagttattttcttgttttgctcTATTTGCCATCAGCAAGATGAgtcatatttatttgaattatgttGTTGCTCTCGCATAAACGTGAATATTCTTTCTGCTACTCTGCTAGCCCTCAACTTGAAcggatattaaaatattcgCTTTCCTAAGCCATTCTGGacataaatagattatatgaTGAACTTTTGTTggttaattgatttattactgtcttttctttaattgcaGAATTGTGTTGATACAAAATAAGGTACATGTACATGTCTGTAGTTGGATGTGTTCTATATACCTTGTTTAGCTTTTATATTGTGAAAACACaagactctctctctcactctgtCTCatccacacacatacatatacttTTACCGAACTATGCGGGGGAAACAAATATTCTTGTTCATATCTCGACTGTTTTTAACTTTGGTCTGTGTGAGCCAACAAAAGTGGGGTAATGCAAAGAATGTTGAGTGTAGAGGAATGTTCTGCTTTCTATCTTTTGGTTGTCATTGCAAATTCAAATCGATGCTGAATGGCGACAATGTCCATCCAGATCTTCCACCTGATAAAGAGCCACTAGATTGGAACACCCGAATGAAGATAGCGGCTGGTGCAGCCAAAGGATTGGAGTATCTCCATGACAAGGCAAATCCTCCGGTTATTTATAGGGATTTCAAGTCATCCAACATATTACTAGGTGAAGGCTATTCTCCGAAGCTTTCGGACTTTGGACTCGCAAAGCTCGGTCCTACAGGAGACAAATCACATGTGTCTACCAGGGTCATGGGAACTTACGGTTATTGTGCTCCTGAGTATGCCATGACTGGGCAATTGACGGTGAAGTCCGATGTTTACAGTTTTGGGGTTGTCTTCTTGGAGCTCATCACTGGGCGTAAAGCCATCGACAACACCCTACCTCAGGGGGAACAAAACCTCGTTGCATGGGTAAACCTCCTTTCTGATCTTTTCTTTgggtaattacatttatacctCCTTAACCATTGTTAAAGTGCAAACTGCTGATTCCGTGTGAATAATTGCCCTGACACTCCCTGCCAGTGATACTTTCTTTTCATGGATGCCCACTCTAGGAGATTTTGTCATTAGACTGACTCCTGTTGATGTCACACTGACACGGGTCAGCGCAATAAAAGTATCACCGACAAGGGATGGTAGTAAAACTATTCAAACATTATGGACGTTTCCTGTAATTTGACTATAATGAAGGGGATGCTAGTGTAATAATCTGCGTCTGTTATAATCATATGTTTCAGGTTTCAGTTTCCtgtaaatttagtttttgtcATTGGAGAGTTGTCTATCGGCTTCCCATCAGGGTTTTTCATGTAATGCAGGCACGGCCGTTGTTCAATGACCGTAGAAAGTTTGCAAAACTGGCGGATCCAAGGCTGCAAGGAAAATTTCCAATGCGTGGGCTTTATCAAGCTTTAGCTGTAGCTTCCATGTGCATCCAGGAACAAGCTGCTGCTCGTCCGCTGATTGGCGATGTGGTTACTGCCCTTTCTTACCTTGCAAATCAGGCGTATGATCCGACTCTAGCTCCAGGCCACAGCAGTAGAACTGCTGGGGATAAGGACGATAGGAGCAAAGACGAGCGAGGTGGGAAGATATTGAGGAATGAAGAGGGCGGTGCGTCTGGCCGGAAGTGGGACTTGGAAGGATCTGAGAGGGACGATTCTCCCAGAGAAACTGCAAAAATGTTGAACCGGGACTTGGAAAGGGAACGAGCTGTTGCCGAAGCTAAAATGTGGGGTGAAAATTGGCGAGAAAAACGACGACAAAATGCTGTAGGAAGTTTTGATGGCACCAACGGGTAGCGGTTGCAGTATGGTATGGATTCTGTAACCCACCTGAGCTCGCGCCCCCACAGATTAGTGGTATATGCATCATACTCGGTTACTGGAGTTTATACGAAAACCTATGCAGccaatttttgttctttttgtttttatatctCTACACCATCTGTCGCTCCCCCCCGCACCGCCCACCATCCACATACAAACACACATGAAGAGGAAGCGCTTCAAGAGTGTATATTCAGAGGTATATGACTGAGCAGAAGCTGCAGACGTGTCTGTAAACTTTTGAGAGTAATCGTGTCCCAGGTAATGATGCTTCTGCAGGGCGTTCTGTAAACTTCTTATGTGAAACCCAAAGTCAGTTTTCTTTGTAATCTCCTTCTGTAACATTCAACTTATTGATATGTGTATGGGGGAACTTTATTAGATATGTCGTCTTTTTGCTTCTCAATCTTTTCCCTTGGATCAAGAATTCCAAATTTTGGtgatcaaaaaattcaaaacaagaGGTGTTGGGGAAGTGAAAGAACTCTCAAGGCTTTCTAACTCTATCTCCTAGGACATGGAGAACCAACTCAAAATCTCTCTTTTGAAGAATACCAAACTCTTCTAGGCCGTCGGTGCTTTATCAGGCAGCCACATCCATGACTTGACAATGAGATCTAGGGACAGACGACCACATGCACTACTTGACAACGAGATCTAGGCATAGACGACCACATCCATGACTTGACAATGAGATCTAAGGAGAGACGACGACTTGGTCCGTTGTCACCCGTGCTTGCTTGAAAATGAATTAGAGTCCTCACATCCATGACTTGACAAGGAGAGCTAGGGGCAGACGAGGACTTGGCTCACCTGTCACGTGTGCCCATTTGAAGGTGAGTTTCGTGAGAGGAGGACACTTGACTTAAAAGAACATCCTATTGGCAGGATACTCCTAGAAGTTCCCAATTGTCTCGACTATCTATAAGGTGAAGCCATCATCATCTTATTGAATCAAGATTTATGACACGAGATGGACGAGGTTGATTGCATTGCACGAGGGTCAGTGCCCATACCTTTCTCGGGGCGGGACAACGTCTCCTGGCGTAGCCCACTATAGGCAAGACAAGAGGCATTCCTTCATCTTGCTAgtattaatgtaaaataagagatggatatattttaaaaatattgagataAATAGAAATCGAAAATAGTGTCTTAGTTGTGATATTTGACGGTATAAGTAATGCCCATTACTTTTGATGTAGGAAGAGTTACTAGACCATGTACATGTATCATTTCAATAGTTTTCTCAAGGAAAATCCAATGCTTCACCAGTTTTGTTGGAAGGTACAATCATTCGTTACgaaatttcattatttgacCAACATCTGGATGTTGTTttaaatttctctatttttcagagagttttattaatttttatattatcattgttattatttggtttttgatattttacagATTATTGCTAGAATGTTGGATTATTTTTGGATTGAGTCGAGTCATTCACCAACAAAAGATTTTTACTTGAAAATGA encodes:
- the LOC105168454 gene encoding serine/threonine-protein kinase PBS1; this translates as MGCFPCFDSREEEKLNPHKERDDHREVHPSIPSSISKLSSGGDRLKSRSNVGPRKEASGLKDLPDAQIAAQTFTFRELANATNNFRPECFLGEGGFGRVYKGRLSNGQIVAVKQLDRNGLQGNREFLVEVLMLSLLHHPNLVNLLGYCADGDQRLLVYEFMPLGSLEDHLHDLPPDKEPLDWNTRMKIAAGAAKGLEYLHDKANPPVIYRDFKSSNILLGEGYSPKLSDFGLAKLGPTGDKSHVSTRVMGTYGYCAPEYAMTGQLTVKSDVYSFGVVFLELITGRKAIDNTLPQGEQNLVAWARPLFNDRRKFAKLADPRLQGKFPMRGLYQALAVASMCIQEQAAARPLIGDVVTALSYLANQAYDPTLAPGHSSRTAGDKDDRSKDERGGKILRNEEGGASGRKWDLEGSERDDSPRETAKMLNRDLERERAVAEAKMWGENWREKRRQNAVGSFDGTNG